Part of the Pseudomonas sp. ADAK13 genome is shown below.
GTCCAGACAATCTGTGCCGGCTCGGCGCCAACCAGTTCGGCCACCTGGCGCCGCGCCTGTTCAACCGTTTGCCGGGCCTGTTGGCCGAACGCATGGGAACTGGACGCAGGGTTACCGAAGTTGGCGTTGAAACCCAGACACTCGACCATCACCTGGATGACCCGCTCATCCACCGGCGTGGTGGCGGCGTAGTCGAAATACAGCGGACGTTTATTCATGACGTTAAAGACTCGCAGAGCATGTTCCCGAGAGCAGCGTCTCAGGGGCAGCGATCAGAAAGGAAGATGGTTTACCTGATCCCGTGCCGTTAAAGAAAGACCACTTTATTTAAAAGTGCGTAGGAACGCTCCTGAAATTCAGCTTAACAGGCTCCGGGAAACGGATGGCAAACAAAAAGCCCGAGGTTCCTGTGGGAAACCTCGGGCTTTTCAGACCTGGCCACTGACTCAACTGGGGCGACCGTGCAGCGTCACGCCACGCTCGGCATTCATTTCGCCCTGGCGATCAAAACCAAAGGTGTTCTGTGACTGGCCAGTCAGTTCGGCTTTCTTCTGTTGGTATTCATCAAACGACAGGCCCCGACGGCTCAGGGCTTCCAGCGCCAGTTCCTTGCTCTCTTCAGCCGAGTAGGCACGCAATTCAGGCGACGAATGGGTCGCACAACCGGCAAGGACTGAGGTGACAAGCAATACGGAAATGGCGAGAAAACGGTTCATGGCGAAGGTCCTGCGAAACGGGTTGAGGTCAATGAGCACAGGCTACTCCCGCCCCTGCACGGTGAAAAATCATCAGCCGTGATAGTCGCTATCAACCTTTGCGACATCTGTGATAGTCACGCCACATATTCCATACAGATCTATAAATATGGAAATACGTTCATTTACGGAATAAATACAACCCTCTATAAATGGCCTCAGCGCTGACGCCACTGTTCGCCTGGCAACTGTTGCCCGGGCAACAGTCATTCAACAAAACACCAGGCAGACAACACCGCCATTTTCCAACACCTGGCCCAGAGGCCTCGCCAATCAAGGGCTGCGCAGTTTGGTACAGCTCTTGCTCAAGCCCTGCTACTGCTCTTGCCCTGAGCCACTGTTGAAAAAGGAACTGTTGATGACCCGTCCACTGAATGTCGTTGCCCTCTCCGGCGGAACCTGGCGCCCGTCCCGCACCCTGGTACTGACCCAGGCCGTGCTGGCCGAACTGGCCAATCAATTACCGATCCAGACCACCCTGATTGAACTCGGCGACATTGCCCGGCCGCTGGGCGGCGCACTGTCGCGCCAGGAACTGCCCGCCGACGTCGAAGCCCAACTGCAAGCCATCGAACAGGCCGACCTGCTGATCGTCGCCGCCCCGGTGTATCGCGGCTCCTACCCTGGGCTGCTCAAGCACCTGTTCGACCTGGTCGACCTCAACGCGCTGATCAACACCCCGGTGTTGCTGGCGGCCACCGGCGGCAGCGAACGCCACGCCCTGGTACTCGATCACCAACTGCGCCCGCTGTTTAGTTTCTTCCAGGCCCTGACGTTGCCGATTGGCGTGTACGCCACCGAGGCCGATTTCACCGATTACCACATAACCAGTGAGCCCTTGAAGGCCCGCATTCGCCTTGCTGCAGAACGCGCCGCGCCATTGTTTGCCGCGCATCCCACCTCTCTGCTGAAAATCGCTTAAGGATTTGTCATGGATGTTTTCTGGTTTCTGCCTACACACGGTGACGGCCATTACCTGGGCACCACCCAAGGCGCTCGCCCGGTCACCCTCAACTATTTGAAACAAGTCGCTCAAGCGGCGGACAACCTCGGCTACCACGGCGTGCTGATCCCCACCGGCCGCTCCTGCGAAGACTCCTGGGTGATCGCCTCGGCGCTGGTGCCATTGACCGAACGCCTGCGTTACCTGGTGGCGATTCGCCCGGGGATCATCTCGCCGACCGTCTCGGCACGCATGGCTGCCACCCTAGACCGCCTGTCCGGTGGCCGCCTGCTGATCAACGTGGTGACCGGCGGCGACCCCGACGAAAACCGCGGCGACGGCAGCTTCCTCGATCACAGCGAACGCTACGAAGTGACCGACGAATTCCTCAAGATCTGGCGCCGCGTGTTGCAGGGCGAATCGGTAGATTTTGAAGGCAAACACCTGCGCGTACAGAACGCCAAGGCACTTTACCCACCGGTGCAGAAGCCATATCCACCGCTGTACTTCGGCGGTTCCTCGGACGCCGCCCACGACCTCGCCGCCGAACAGGTGGATGTGTACCTGACCTGGGGCGAACCACCGGCCGCCGTCGCCGAGAAACTCGCCGACGTACGCGAGCGCGCAGCGCGCCATGGCCGCACCGTCAAGTTCGGGATTCGCCTGCATGTGATCGTGCGCGAAACCGAAGAAGACGCCTGGAAAGCCGCCGCCAAACTGATCGAACACATCAGCGACGAAACCATCGCCGCCGCGCAAAAATCCTTCTCGCGCTTTGACTCCGAAGGTCAGCGCCGCATGGCCGCGCTGCACGACGGGCGTCGCGACAACCTGGAAATCGCCCCCAACCTGTGGGCCGGCGTCGGCCTGGTGCGGGGCGGCGCGGGCACGGCCCTGGTGGGCAACCCTGAGCAAGTCGCCGAGCGGATCAAGGAATACGCGGACCTGGGCATCGAAAGCTTCATCTTCTCCGGCTACCCGCACCTGGAAGAGGCATATCGCTTTGCCGAGCTGGTGTTCCCGCTGCTGCCGGAGCCCTACGCCAGCCTGGCCGGGCGCGGCGTCACCAACCTCACCGGACCGTTCGGCGAAATGATTGCCAACGACGTCCTGCCGGCAAAAGCCCAGGCCTGACCTGCCGTCTGCCGGGGTACGCCCCGGCACACCATGAGGAATACCGCGTGACAGCCAAACCCAACAGCGTCCTGCCCTCACCCTTGCAGACCGCCAAACTGCTGGCCGCCGAATTCGCCCTCACCGCCGTCGAACGCGACGAGCGTGGCGGCACCCCGAAGACCGAACGTGACGCCCTGCGCCAGAGCGGCTTGCTGGCCCTGAGCATTCCTACCCAATACGGCGGCCTCGGCGCCCGCTGGAGCGAGACCCTGGAGATCGTGCGCGAGTTCGCCAAGGTCGACAGTTCCATCGCCCACGTCTTCGGGTTTCATCATCTGATGCTCGCCACCGTGCGCCTGTTTTCC
Proteins encoded:
- the msuE gene encoding FMN reductase, whose protein sequence is MTRPLNVVALSGGTWRPSRTLVLTQAVLAELANQLPIQTTLIELGDIARPLGGALSRQELPADVEAQLQAIEQADLLIVAAPVYRGSYPGLLKHLFDLVDLNALINTPVLLAATGGSERHALVLDHQLRPLFSFFQALTLPIGVYATEADFTDYHITSEPLKARIRLAAERAAPLFAAHPTSLLKIA
- the ssuD gene encoding FMNH2-dependent alkanesulfonate monooxygenase; the protein is MDVFWFLPTHGDGHYLGTTQGARPVTLNYLKQVAQAADNLGYHGVLIPTGRSCEDSWVIASALVPLTERLRYLVAIRPGIISPTVSARMAATLDRLSGGRLLINVVTGGDPDENRGDGSFLDHSERYEVTDEFLKIWRRVLQGESVDFEGKHLRVQNAKALYPPVQKPYPPLYFGGSSDAAHDLAAEQVDVYLTWGEPPAAVAEKLADVRERAARHGRTVKFGIRLHVIVRETEEDAWKAAAKLIEHISDETIAAAQKSFSRFDSEGQRRMAALHDGRRDNLEIAPNLWAGVGLVRGGAGTALVGNPEQVAERIKEYADLGIESFIFSGYPHLEEAYRFAELVFPLLPEPYASLAGRGVTNLTGPFGEMIANDVLPAKAQA